The Bacteroidales bacterium genome window below encodes:
- a CDS encoding N-6 DNA methylase: MTFTEAKHEFDKKYETATEYDCFLTEHLTFGRKTNFKKKNGQPNEQYYKWQFLYSIVRSGLFAKDYIGTEVQFPKGNKSSAPLKLDGAIFDDISWFDKYKDYHENGNNESLDWLREHLIVALEFKKEDNKNVADVWDKQLKAYLNESRRPFCLAVLYDTERLYLFRKHNNKFLRYSEEFNTKGEGSKTKDLSLHLPDPYLNLPSFDDLLEWTETQAVDRSKRTITDLDIISGVHSTQINDAMSSILRTMDKVGMVNQKGFEILIQILSLKIYDEKRNEKKSKRFLEFYIKEEEKNFKNLADKPLQEFIKRINTLREEASGTYYRILIDNPLNVKNENHIKVLIEVVCQFQDYSFVRSHKTDLYQLVFYKFATPFSKDQNAQFVTPLPLIDFLVNIVNPRNGETVIDPTVGIADFLSVSYVNSNSKLDDNNIFGMDIDEQMVMLATLNMLLNGDGNAKIKAQAGYGSLLSKFDHKGDILDLVPSMNQKGNWDTRPDDNKLKKFDVVLTNPPFGEDRAFVPKDEKDLAMIECYELWHLYGIGDDETKITKKRANKIDLGVVFLENAYRILKENGRMGIVLSNSIASIDSHRIARKWLMDKMRIVAIFDLPANVFAETGVNTSIIVAYKPAKKELAKLKEQNYQVFFKNIEKVGYEVKTSKRVKFFSPIYKINYENFEIEIDKDGRALLNEEFTETVADFKKWCLSQEKQLQDIFIKAK, from the coding sequence ATGACATTTACAGAAGCAAAACACGAATTTGACAAGAAATACGAAACGGCAACGGAATACGACTGTTTCCTAACTGAGCATTTGACTTTTGGACGAAAAACCAATTTCAAAAAGAAGAACGGACAACCTAACGAACAATATTACAAATGGCAATTTCTGTATTCAATTGTGCGATCAGGTCTTTTTGCCAAAGATTATATCGGAACTGAAGTTCAATTTCCAAAAGGCAACAAATCTTCTGCACCGCTCAAACTTGACGGAGCAATTTTTGACGACATTTCTTGGTTTGACAAATACAAAGACTATCACGAAAACGGGAACAATGAGAGTTTAGACTGGCTTCGCGAACATTTGATTGTTGCTCTTGAATTTAAAAAAGAAGACAATAAAAATGTTGCGGATGTTTGGGATAAACAACTAAAAGCCTATTTAAACGAAAGTCGCAGACCCTTCTGTTTGGCTGTTTTGTATGACACCGAAAGACTTTATTTATTTCGCAAACACAACAACAAGTTTTTACGATACAGCGAAGAGTTTAACACCAAAGGAGAAGGAAGCAAAACCAAAGACCTTTCATTACATTTACCAGACCCTTATTTAAACTTACCGAGTTTTGATGACCTTTTAGAGTGGACAGAAACGCAGGCCGTTGACCGCTCAAAAAGGACAATTACCGACTTAGACATAATTTCAGGAGTTCATTCAACGCAAATTAATGATGCTATGAGTAGCATTTTGCGTACGATGGATAAAGTAGGTATGGTAAACCAAAAAGGTTTTGAGATTTTAATTCAAATTCTTTCTCTCAAGATATATGATGAAAAAAGAAATGAAAAAAAATCAAAACGTTTTTTAGAGTTTTACATTAAAGAAGAAGAAAAGAATTTTAAAAATCTTGCTGATAAACCACTTCAAGAATTTATAAAACGTATAAATACTTTAAGAGAAGAAGCATCAGGGACTTACTATCGTATTCTAATAGATAATCCTCTGAATGTAAAGAATGAAAACCATATTAAAGTTTTAATAGAAGTGGTATGTCAGTTTCAAGATTATTCTTTTGTGCGTTCACATAAAACAGACCTTTATCAGTTAGTGTTTTACAAGTTTGCTACGCCATTTTCAAAAGACCAAAATGCTCAATTTGTTACACCGCTTCCATTAATTGATTTTTTGGTGAATATTGTAAATCCAAGAAATGGCGAAACAGTAATTGACCCAACTGTAGGTATTGCCGATTTTCTCTCTGTTTCCTATGTAAACTCAAACAGTAAATTAGACGATAATAATATTTTCGGAATGGATATTGATGAGCAAATGGTAATGCTTGCAACATTAAATATGTTATTGAATGGAGATGGGAATGCAAAAATAAAAGCACAAGCAGGTTATGGTTCTTTACTTTCTAAATTTGACCACAAGGGCGATATTTTAGACCTTGTGCCGAGTATGAACCAAAAAGGAAATTGGGACACAAGACCGGATGATAACAAGCTCAAAAAATTTGATGTAGTCCTTACGAATCCACCATTTGGAGAAGATAGAGCATTTGTTCCGAAAGATGAGAAAGATTTAGCAATGATTGAGTGTTATGAACTTTGGCATCTGTATGGTATTGGAGACGATGAAACAAAAATTACAAAAAAGCGAGCAAATAAAATAGATTTAGGAGTAGTGTTCCTTGAAAATGCCTACCGCATTTTGAAAGAAAATGGAAGAATGGGAATTGTTTTATCCAATTCTATTGCAAGTATTGATTCTCATAGAATTGCCCGCAAATGGCTAATGGACAAAATGCGTATAGTTGCAATTTTTGATTTACCTGCAAATGTGTTCGCTGAAACAGGTGTAAATACTTCAATTATTGTTGCTTATAAACCAGCAAAAAAAGAATTAGCGAAACTGAAAGAGCAAAATTATCAAGTGTTTTTTAAAAATATAGAAAAGGTTGGCTATGAAGTTAAAACAAGCAAGCGAGTAAAATTCTTTTCTCCGATTTACAAAATCAATTATGAGAATTTTGAAATTGAAATTGACAAAGACGGACGTGCCTTGCTTAATGAAGAATTTACAGAAACCGTCGCAGACTTTAAAAAATGGTGCTTAAGCCAAGAAAAACAATTACAAGACATTTTTATCAAGGCTAAATAG
- a CDS encoding restriction endonuclease subunit S, which translates to MSNSYVKTPTAISFSHIVEKDFTLSSSQYMDLVLPNENFLFVRDFLSRPLQRKDLGVEVGSLNYIEKSTHYFLRTKALQQHTFLPEVTSETVLPIMPNSFVKMNLKKGDLIISKDSNIGEIVILDKDYPNYMLSGALYKLPVSEKKYYLFAFVKHNIFREQLDFMVPKGATIRHAKTLFLDCKIPLPNHNIENTIKFVELLTQAIINKEQLIKERHKNILNFIEQELLSNQKQNQFTFELPTIKEIEKVGRLDTGMYCFDYKQLNYKIKNYLNGSTQITNLNSGKVSITRGQNLQESNIGKSIYSDKPIKNFYRLCLSKHFNHYSTVEKFTYIGNPLKLKEIKKGEIIFSCRGDMGRSIIFCEDVTNTITNIDNVHIEFDGQELYKSIFISQFLTYLKLKNYITKIAITGSGADSFTIYQFEFLDIPNFPEAKQKEIALLYHNPKSIYQTNTFTLENFLEQDNAFNETAGIYELDKTAKLLKEILNKAIDDIANDREVNINFNL; encoded by the coding sequence ATGAGCAATAGTTACGTTAAGACACCAACCGCGATTTCGTTTTCACATATTGTAGAGAAAGACTTTACTCTTTCTTCTTCGCAGTATATGGATTTGGTTTTGCCCAATGAAAATTTCTTGTTTGTAAGGGATTTTCTAAGCAGACCTTTACAACGAAAAGATTTAGGCGTTGAAGTAGGTTCATTGAATTATATCGAGAAATCAACTCATTATTTTTTAAGAACAAAAGCACTTCAACAGCATACGTTTTTGCCAGAAGTTACAAGCGAAACAGTATTACCAATAATGCCAAATAGCTTTGTGAAAATGAATTTGAAAAAAGGCGATTTGATTATTTCTAAAGACAGTAATATTGGCGAAATAGTGATTTTGGATAAAGATTATCCAAACTATATGCTTTCAGGTGCTTTATACAAATTGCCAGTTTCAGAAAAGAAATACTACTTATTTGCGTTTGTCAAACACAACATATTTCGGGAACAGTTGGACTTTATGGTTCCAAAAGGTGCAACTATTCGACATGCAAAAACATTGTTTTTAGATTGTAAAATCCCGCTGCCAAATCATAATATAGAAAACACAATTAAATTTGTTGAGTTGCTAACACAGGCAATAATCAACAAAGAACAACTTATTAAGGAACGACACAAAAACATTTTAAATTTTATAGAACAAGAACTTTTATCCAATCAAAAACAAAACCAATTTACGTTTGAGTTGCCAACTATAAAGGAGATTGAAAAAGTGGGAAGGTTGGATACGGGAATGTATTGTTTTGATTATAAGCAACTTAATTATAAAATTAAAAATTACCTAAACGGTAGCACTCAAATAACAAATCTAAATTCAGGGAAAGTAAGTATTACTCGTGGGCAGAATTTGCAAGAAAGCAATATTGGTAAAAGTATCTATTCAGATAAGCCAATTAAAAATTTTTATAGACTTTGTTTGTCAAAACATTTTAATCACTATTCAACGGTTGAAAAGTTTACATATATAGGCAATCCTTTAAAGTTAAAAGAAATAAAAAAAGGGGAAATTATTTTTTCTTGTCGTGGCGATATGGGTCGTTCAATAATTTTTTGTGAAGATGTTACAAATACAATAACAAACATTGATAATGTTCACATTGAATTTGATGGACAAGAATTATACAAAAGTATTTTCATTAGCCAATTTTTGACATATTTAAAATTAAAAAATTACATTACAAAAATTGCAATTACAGGTTCAGGTGCAGATAGTTTTACTATATATCAGTTTGAGTTTTTAGATATACCAAATTTCCCTGAAGCTAAACAAAAAGAAATAGCTTTACTTTATCACAATCCCAAAAGTATTTATCAAACAAACACATTTACATTGGAAAATTTTTTAGAGCAAGACAATGCTTTCAACGAAACAGCAGGCATTTACGAATTAGACAAAACAGCTAAACTCTTAAAAGAAATCCTAAACAAAGCAATTGACGACATAGCAAACGACAGAGAAGTAAACATAAATTTTAACCTATGA